In Strigops habroptila isolate Jane chromosome 4, bStrHab1.2.pri, whole genome shotgun sequence, a single genomic region encodes these proteins:
- the NRDE2 gene encoding nuclear exosome regulator NRDE2 isoform X4, giving the protein MALFPAFAGAAEPGEPSTSSGEGSRKAAELDWLSNPSFSTEDALLLHQRATEGANLIPEKSPLLIRTTSRSDLSEESDTDGSLKQSSKKRKKKKKKRKHHHYKKAKKKTRGDSSNSESDVDIKHIKDKGAGSGRNHKKGAAANLDKKTSNPTSSRFVWLDDIQASTAETFRIDKKPDPANWAYKSLYQRDIARYKRRGESCLGIDAKKQSITWESSASKKKQLQKQPERYFAKDNVKMLNTDGMPVCSKISPSDTTTFIPILQMETDNPSDTTELNPLGIYDSSTLLWLQGKGCKSADHEPENTQQTIQEPGINVKSDLMAKVEEHNKKVRENPGDINAWMEFVSFQDELMGGPGPYASKGEQEVRKKSLKFILEKKLAILEKAIESNPSNVDLKLARLKICSEFWEPPALIKEWQKLIFLHPNNPELWKKYLLFSQSQFTTFSVSKINSLYGKCLTTLAAVRDGSMVSHPLLPGTEEAMLDDDDDDEDIDEDQEIKDRTLPKWHIWLDIEYSREARHWLPWRPDKNKKEAEEDCEDPERQVLFDDLGPSLIQISNPDLQHQILYSFLQFLGVPCTRKLFPSNLYIAMDENNIFDSVLSDEKPLTYVDFPLSGFNSIGHMDTMLRGRHHIGHYKEGEEFIQNVFHVLFPLFSGKEKCNLSICWLQYEISKVVQCLQGKKKKQLKAQGRKSKKLAKNLLKAPDNRNHLSLWKLYAYLEWLLGNIDDARKVFDTALCTAGAEGLKSPELCSLSLLYAQLEVEMLESIEVAVMSRAAHILTTLAESGPYVPYSGQVLSVNVLKARKTYENALQDYLSKTPVSDQDQGGDADHLVNLVGCYALFQYLTVGIDAAVLIYAQTSEKLEASGPEKCENTGENFGIQNFPTALEAVTLLHMNLLRFHMKISIYPLNPLREALTEALKRYPSNQSLWRSYIHIERKSHSASKARRFFDGVTRSTKSLEPWLFAIQAEQMRKKLTDNVQREDVGEVHSTIPETGLTNRIVALFEHAVQSENGTHCPLLWRMYLNFLASEGKKEESKGLFYKALQNCPWAKVLYMDAVEYFPDDLQETLDLMTEKELRVRLPMEELDLLLEV; this is encoded by the exons ATGGCCCTGTTCCCGGCTTTTGCCGGTGCCGCCGAGCCCGGGGAGCCCTCAACCAGCAGCGGCGAGGGCTCCAGGAAAG CTGCAGAATTGGACTGGCTTAGTAACCCAAGCTTCTCTACAGAAGATGCACTGTTACTGCATCAGCGCGCTACAGAAGGTGCAAATCTCATCCCTGAAAAATCACCACTACTGATAAG GACTACTTCAAGATCAGATTTGTCAGAGGAAAGTGATACAGATGGGAGTCTGAAACAGTcaagtaagaaaaggaaaaagaaaaagaaaaagagaaagcatcaCCACTAtaagaaggcaaaaaagaaaaccagagggGACTCCAGTAACAGTGAATCAGACGTGGACATTAAGCACATCAAGGACAAAGGTGCAGGAAGTGGCAGAAATCACAaaaagggagcagcagcaaa tCTAGATAAGAAAACATCAAATCCTACCAGCAGTCGCTTCGTTTGGCTTGATGATATCCAGGCTTCTACAGCAGAAACCTTCAGAATAGACAAGAAGCCAGACCCTGCAAACTGGGCCTACAAATCCCTGTATCAAAGGGACATAGCAAG aTATAAAAGGAGAGGAGAGTCCTGTCTTGGCATAGATGCCAAGAAACAGTCTATAACTTGGGAGAGTTCTGCATCAAAAAAGAAGCAACTGCAGAAGCAACCTGAGCGTTACTTCGCAAAGGACAATGTGAAGATGCTGAACACTGATGGAATGCCTGTTTGCAGCAAAATTTCGCCATCTGACACAACTACTTTTATACCCATTCTCCAAATGGAAACTGATAATCCTTCAGACACAACAGAGTTAAATCCTCTTGGGATTTATGATTCATCAACTTTACTGTGGCTACAAGGAAAAGGGTGCAAGAGTGCGGACCATGAGCCTGAAAATACGCAGCAAACAATTCAAGAGCCTGGGATAAATGTTAAGTCTGATCTGATGGCAAAAGTGGAAGAACATAACAAGAAAGTCAGAGAAAACCCAGGAGATATTAATGCTTGGAtggaatttgtttcttttcag GATGAATTGATGGGAGGACCTGGCCCTTATGCCAGTAAGGGAGAGCaggaagtaagaaaaaaatcactgaagtttATCTTAGAAAAGAAACTAGCAATTTTGGAGAAGGCAATTGAAAGCAATCCAAGTAATGTTGATCTGAAACTCGCCAGGCTGAAGATTTGCTCAGAATTCTGGGAGCCACCAGCTTTGATCAAAGAATGGCAGAAGCTAATTTTCTTACATCCCAATAATCCGGAGCTGTGGAAGAAATACCTCCTGTTCAGTCAAAGTCAGTTCACtaccttttctgtttcaaaaatcaATAGTCTCTATGGAAAATGTTTGACTACATTGGCAGCTGTACGGGACGGCAGCATGGTATCACATCCTCTTCTGCCTGGCACAGAAGAAGCTATGCTAG atgatgatgatgatgatgaagataTAGATGAGGATCAAGAAATAAAGGATAGAACTCTTCCCAAGTGGCATATTTGGTTGGATATTGAATATTCTCGTGAAGCCAGGCATTGGTTACCTTGGAGGccagacaaaaacaaaaaggaagctgaagaagATTGTGAAGATCCAGAAAGACAG gTATTATTTGATGATCTTGGACCATCTTTAATCCAGATTTCTAATCCAGACCTTCAACATCAAATACTGTATTCATTTTTGCAATTCCTGGGAGTTCCATGTACAAGGAAACTCTTTCCTTCCAACCTCTATATTGCCATGGATGAAAATAACATCTTTGACAGTGTGCTTTCTGATGAAAAGCCGCTCACTTATGTTGATTTTCCACTTTCTGGATTCAACAGTATTGGTCATATGGACACAATGCTCCGAGGGAGACATCACATAGGCCACTACAAAGAAGGAGAGGAGTTCATAcagaatgtttttcatgttCTATTCCCACTgttttcaggaaaggaaaaatgtaacCTGTCCATTTGTTGGTTACAGTATGAAATATCTAAG GTAGTTCAGTGTctccaaggaaaaaagaagaagcagctgaaagcacAAGGGAGGAAGAGTAAAAAGTTGGCCAAGAATCTCCTTAAAGCACCTGACAACCGAAACCACCTTTCTCTCTGGAAGCTGTATGCCTACCTGGAATGGCTGCTTGGTAACATTGATGATGCCAGGAAAGTGTTTGACACAGCTCTTtgcacagctggagcagaaggATTGAAGAGTCCCGAGCTCTGCAGCCTCAGTCTCCTTTATGCTCAGCTCGAAGTTGAAATGCTAGAAAGTATAGAAGTAGCTGTTATGTCACGTGCTGCTCATATATTGACCACATTGGCTGAGAGTGGACCATATGTGCCGTATAGTGGACAAGTGTTATCTGTGAATGTGTTGAAAGCTCGTAAAACATACGAGAATGCACTGCAAGATTATTTAAGTAAAACACCAGTTTCCGATCAGGATCAGGGCGGTGACGCTGATCATCTGGTTAACTTGGTTGGTTGTTATGCACTCTTCCAGTATTTGACTGTTGGGATTGATGCTGCAGTATTAATATATgcacagacttcagaaaaacTTGAAGCTTCGGGTccagagaaatgtgaaaatactggAGAGAATTTTGGCATTCAGAATTTTCCCACTGCTCTCGAAGCCGTCACACTGCTGCATATGAATTTACTGAGATTCCACatgaaaatcagtatttatcCTTTAAATCCTCTGCGGGAGGCACTAACGGAGGCTCTGAAACGGTATCCTAGCAACCAGTCTCTTTGGAGGTCGTATATCCACATCGAAAGGAAGTCTCACAGTGCTAGCAAAGCACGAAGATTTTTTGATGGTGTCACAAGGTCCACTAAGTCTTTAGAGCCATGGCTGTTTGCAATCCAAGCAgagcagatgagaaaaaaacTCACTGACAATGTCCAGAG GGAAGATGTTGGTGAAGTACATTCTACTATTCCTGAAACTGGGCTAACAAATCGGATTGTAGCTCTGTTTGAACATGCAGTGCAGAGTGAAAATGGTACCCATTGTCCACTGCTGTGGAGAATGTATTTGAACTTTCTG gcttcagaaggaaaaaaagaagagagtaaAGGATTGTTTTATAAAGCCCTTCAAAACTGTCCTTGGGCAAAG GTGCTCTATATGGATGCAGTGGAGTACTTCCCTGACGACCTGCAGGAGACACTTGACCTGATGACTGAAAAAGAACTGAGAGTGCGGCTGCCTATGGAAGAGCTGGATCTGCTGTTAGAGGTTTAA
- the NRDE2 gene encoding nuclear exosome regulator NRDE2 isoform X1: protein MALFPAFAGAAEPGEPSTSSGEGSRKAAELDWLSNPSFSTEDALLLHQRATEGANLIPEKSPLLIRTTSRSDLSEESDTDGSLKQSSKKRKKKKKKRKHHHYKKAKKKTRGDSSNSESDVDIKHIKDKGAGSGRNHKKGAAANLDKKTSNPTSSRFVWLDDIQASTAETFRIDKKPDPANWAYKSLYQRDIARYKRRGESCLGIDAKKQSITWESSASKKKQLQKQPERYFAKDNVKMLNTDGMPVCSKISPSDTTTFIPILQMETDNPSDTTELNPLGIYDSSTLLWLQGKGCKSADHEPENTQQTIQEPGINVKSDLMAKVEEHNKKVRENPGDINAWMEFVSFQDELMGGPGPYASKGEQEVRKKSLKFILEKKLAILEKAIESNPSNVDLKLARLKICSEFWEPPALIKEWQKLIFLHPNNPELWKKYLLFSQSQFTTFSVSKINSLYGKCLTTLAAVRDGSMVSHPLLPGTEEAMLAIFVQQCHFLRQAGHSEKAVSLFQALIDFTFFKPDSVKDLPTRGQVEFFEPFWDSGEPRVGEKGARGWKAWMHQQEKGGWVALKPDDDDDDEDIDEDQEIKDRTLPKWHIWLDIEYSREARHWLPWRPDKNKKEAEEDCEDPERQVLFDDLGPSLIQISNPDLQHQILYSFLQFLGVPCTRKLFPSNLYIAMDENNIFDSVLSDEKPLTYVDFPLSGFNSIGHMDTMLRGRHHIGHYKEGEEFIQNVFHVLFPLFSGKEKCNLSICWLQYEISKVVQCLQGKKKKQLKAQGRKSKKLAKNLLKAPDNRNHLSLWKLYAYLEWLLGNIDDARKVFDTALCTAGAEGLKSPELCSLSLLYAQLEVEMLESIEVAVMSRAAHILTTLAESGPYVPYSGQVLSVNVLKARKTYENALQDYLSKTPVSDQDQGGDADHLVNLVGCYALFQYLTVGIDAAVLIYAQTSEKLEASGPEKCENTGENFGIQNFPTALEAVTLLHMNLLRFHMKISIYPLNPLREALTEALKRYPSNQSLWRSYIHIERKSHSASKARRFFDGVTRSTKSLEPWLFAIQAEQMRKKLTDNVQREDVGEVHSTIPETGLTNRIVALFEHAVQSENGTHCPLLWRMYLNFLASEGKKEESKGLFYKALQNCPWAKVLYMDAVEYFPDDLQETLDLMTEKELRVRLPMEELDLLLEV, encoded by the exons ATGGCCCTGTTCCCGGCTTTTGCCGGTGCCGCCGAGCCCGGGGAGCCCTCAACCAGCAGCGGCGAGGGCTCCAGGAAAG CTGCAGAATTGGACTGGCTTAGTAACCCAAGCTTCTCTACAGAAGATGCACTGTTACTGCATCAGCGCGCTACAGAAGGTGCAAATCTCATCCCTGAAAAATCACCACTACTGATAAG GACTACTTCAAGATCAGATTTGTCAGAGGAAAGTGATACAGATGGGAGTCTGAAACAGTcaagtaagaaaaggaaaaagaaaaagaaaaagagaaagcatcaCCACTAtaagaaggcaaaaaagaaaaccagagggGACTCCAGTAACAGTGAATCAGACGTGGACATTAAGCACATCAAGGACAAAGGTGCAGGAAGTGGCAGAAATCACAaaaagggagcagcagcaaa tCTAGATAAGAAAACATCAAATCCTACCAGCAGTCGCTTCGTTTGGCTTGATGATATCCAGGCTTCTACAGCAGAAACCTTCAGAATAGACAAGAAGCCAGACCCTGCAAACTGGGCCTACAAATCCCTGTATCAAAGGGACATAGCAAG aTATAAAAGGAGAGGAGAGTCCTGTCTTGGCATAGATGCCAAGAAACAGTCTATAACTTGGGAGAGTTCTGCATCAAAAAAGAAGCAACTGCAGAAGCAACCTGAGCGTTACTTCGCAAAGGACAATGTGAAGATGCTGAACACTGATGGAATGCCTGTTTGCAGCAAAATTTCGCCATCTGACACAACTACTTTTATACCCATTCTCCAAATGGAAACTGATAATCCTTCAGACACAACAGAGTTAAATCCTCTTGGGATTTATGATTCATCAACTTTACTGTGGCTACAAGGAAAAGGGTGCAAGAGTGCGGACCATGAGCCTGAAAATACGCAGCAAACAATTCAAGAGCCTGGGATAAATGTTAAGTCTGATCTGATGGCAAAAGTGGAAGAACATAACAAGAAAGTCAGAGAAAACCCAGGAGATATTAATGCTTGGAtggaatttgtttcttttcag GATGAATTGATGGGAGGACCTGGCCCTTATGCCAGTAAGGGAGAGCaggaagtaagaaaaaaatcactgaagtttATCTTAGAAAAGAAACTAGCAATTTTGGAGAAGGCAATTGAAAGCAATCCAAGTAATGTTGATCTGAAACTCGCCAGGCTGAAGATTTGCTCAGAATTCTGGGAGCCACCAGCTTTGATCAAAGAATGGCAGAAGCTAATTTTCTTACATCCCAATAATCCGGAGCTGTGGAAGAAATACCTCCTGTTCAGTCAAAGTCAGTTCACtaccttttctgtttcaaaaatcaATAGTCTCTATGGAAAATGTTTGACTACATTGGCAGCTGTACGGGACGGCAGCATGGTATCACATCCTCTTCTGCCTGGCACAGAAGAAGCTATGCTAG CTATATTTGTTCAGCAGTGCCACTTTCTGAGACAGGCTGGTCATTCTGAGAAAGCAGTGTCTTTGTTTCAGGCTCTGATTGACTTCACCTTCTTTAAACCTGACAGTGTAAAAGATCTGCCAACAAGAGGACAG GTGGAATTCTTTGAACCCTTTTGGGATAGTGGAGAACCACGAGTTGGAGAAAAAGGAGCAAGAGGCTGGAAAGCATGGATGCACCAACAAGAAAAGGGTGGCTGGGTTGCTCTTAAGCCTG atgatgatgatgatgatgaagataTAGATGAGGATCAAGAAATAAAGGATAGAACTCTTCCCAAGTGGCATATTTGGTTGGATATTGAATATTCTCGTGAAGCCAGGCATTGGTTACCTTGGAGGccagacaaaaacaaaaaggaagctgaagaagATTGTGAAGATCCAGAAAGACAG gTATTATTTGATGATCTTGGACCATCTTTAATCCAGATTTCTAATCCAGACCTTCAACATCAAATACTGTATTCATTTTTGCAATTCCTGGGAGTTCCATGTACAAGGAAACTCTTTCCTTCCAACCTCTATATTGCCATGGATGAAAATAACATCTTTGACAGTGTGCTTTCTGATGAAAAGCCGCTCACTTATGTTGATTTTCCACTTTCTGGATTCAACAGTATTGGTCATATGGACACAATGCTCCGAGGGAGACATCACATAGGCCACTACAAAGAAGGAGAGGAGTTCATAcagaatgtttttcatgttCTATTCCCACTgttttcaggaaaggaaaaatgtaacCTGTCCATTTGTTGGTTACAGTATGAAATATCTAAG GTAGTTCAGTGTctccaaggaaaaaagaagaagcagctgaaagcacAAGGGAGGAAGAGTAAAAAGTTGGCCAAGAATCTCCTTAAAGCACCTGACAACCGAAACCACCTTTCTCTCTGGAAGCTGTATGCCTACCTGGAATGGCTGCTTGGTAACATTGATGATGCCAGGAAAGTGTTTGACACAGCTCTTtgcacagctggagcagaaggATTGAAGAGTCCCGAGCTCTGCAGCCTCAGTCTCCTTTATGCTCAGCTCGAAGTTGAAATGCTAGAAAGTATAGAAGTAGCTGTTATGTCACGTGCTGCTCATATATTGACCACATTGGCTGAGAGTGGACCATATGTGCCGTATAGTGGACAAGTGTTATCTGTGAATGTGTTGAAAGCTCGTAAAACATACGAGAATGCACTGCAAGATTATTTAAGTAAAACACCAGTTTCCGATCAGGATCAGGGCGGTGACGCTGATCATCTGGTTAACTTGGTTGGTTGTTATGCACTCTTCCAGTATTTGACTGTTGGGATTGATGCTGCAGTATTAATATATgcacagacttcagaaaaacTTGAAGCTTCGGGTccagagaaatgtgaaaatactggAGAGAATTTTGGCATTCAGAATTTTCCCACTGCTCTCGAAGCCGTCACACTGCTGCATATGAATTTACTGAGATTCCACatgaaaatcagtatttatcCTTTAAATCCTCTGCGGGAGGCACTAACGGAGGCTCTGAAACGGTATCCTAGCAACCAGTCTCTTTGGAGGTCGTATATCCACATCGAAAGGAAGTCTCACAGTGCTAGCAAAGCACGAAGATTTTTTGATGGTGTCACAAGGTCCACTAAGTCTTTAGAGCCATGGCTGTTTGCAATCCAAGCAgagcagatgagaaaaaaacTCACTGACAATGTCCAGAG GGAAGATGTTGGTGAAGTACATTCTACTATTCCTGAAACTGGGCTAACAAATCGGATTGTAGCTCTGTTTGAACATGCAGTGCAGAGTGAAAATGGTACCCATTGTCCACTGCTGTGGAGAATGTATTTGAACTTTCTG gcttcagaaggaaaaaaagaagagagtaaAGGATTGTTTTATAAAGCCCTTCAAAACTGTCCTTGGGCAAAG GTGCTCTATATGGATGCAGTGGAGTACTTCCCTGACGACCTGCAGGAGACACTTGACCTGATGACTGAAAAAGAACTGAGAGTGCGGCTGCCTATGGAAGAGCTGGATCTGCTGTTAGAGGTTTAA
- the NRDE2 gene encoding nuclear exosome regulator NRDE2 isoform X2 — protein MALFPAFAGAAEPGEPSTSSGEGSRKELDWLSNPSFSTEDALLLHQRATEGANLIPEKSPLLIRTTSRSDLSEESDTDGSLKQSSKKRKKKKKKRKHHHYKKAKKKTRGDSSNSESDVDIKHIKDKGAGSGRNHKKGAAANLDKKTSNPTSSRFVWLDDIQASTAETFRIDKKPDPANWAYKSLYQRDIARYKRRGESCLGIDAKKQSITWESSASKKKQLQKQPERYFAKDNVKMLNTDGMPVCSKISPSDTTTFIPILQMETDNPSDTTELNPLGIYDSSTLLWLQGKGCKSADHEPENTQQTIQEPGINVKSDLMAKVEEHNKKVRENPGDINAWMEFVSFQDELMGGPGPYASKGEQEVRKKSLKFILEKKLAILEKAIESNPSNVDLKLARLKICSEFWEPPALIKEWQKLIFLHPNNPELWKKYLLFSQSQFTTFSVSKINSLYGKCLTTLAAVRDGSMVSHPLLPGTEEAMLAIFVQQCHFLRQAGHSEKAVSLFQALIDFTFFKPDSVKDLPTRGQVEFFEPFWDSGEPRVGEKGARGWKAWMHQQEKGGWVALKPDDDDDDEDIDEDQEIKDRTLPKWHIWLDIEYSREARHWLPWRPDKNKKEAEEDCEDPERQVLFDDLGPSLIQISNPDLQHQILYSFLQFLGVPCTRKLFPSNLYIAMDENNIFDSVLSDEKPLTYVDFPLSGFNSIGHMDTMLRGRHHIGHYKEGEEFIQNVFHVLFPLFSGKEKCNLSICWLQYEISKVVQCLQGKKKKQLKAQGRKSKKLAKNLLKAPDNRNHLSLWKLYAYLEWLLGNIDDARKVFDTALCTAGAEGLKSPELCSLSLLYAQLEVEMLESIEVAVMSRAAHILTTLAESGPYVPYSGQVLSVNVLKARKTYENALQDYLSKTPVSDQDQGGDADHLVNLVGCYALFQYLTVGIDAAVLIYAQTSEKLEASGPEKCENTGENFGIQNFPTALEAVTLLHMNLLRFHMKISIYPLNPLREALTEALKRYPSNQSLWRSYIHIERKSHSASKARRFFDGVTRSTKSLEPWLFAIQAEQMRKKLTDNVQREDVGEVHSTIPETGLTNRIVALFEHAVQSENGTHCPLLWRMYLNFLASEGKKEESKGLFYKALQNCPWAKVLYMDAVEYFPDDLQETLDLMTEKELRVRLPMEELDLLLEV, from the exons ATGGCCCTGTTCCCGGCTTTTGCCGGTGCCGCCGAGCCCGGGGAGCCCTCAACCAGCAGCGGCGAGGGCTCCAGGAAAG AATTGGACTGGCTTAGTAACCCAAGCTTCTCTACAGAAGATGCACTGTTACTGCATCAGCGCGCTACAGAAGGTGCAAATCTCATCCCTGAAAAATCACCACTACTGATAAG GACTACTTCAAGATCAGATTTGTCAGAGGAAAGTGATACAGATGGGAGTCTGAAACAGTcaagtaagaaaaggaaaaagaaaaagaaaaagagaaagcatcaCCACTAtaagaaggcaaaaaagaaaaccagagggGACTCCAGTAACAGTGAATCAGACGTGGACATTAAGCACATCAAGGACAAAGGTGCAGGAAGTGGCAGAAATCACAaaaagggagcagcagcaaa tCTAGATAAGAAAACATCAAATCCTACCAGCAGTCGCTTCGTTTGGCTTGATGATATCCAGGCTTCTACAGCAGAAACCTTCAGAATAGACAAGAAGCCAGACCCTGCAAACTGGGCCTACAAATCCCTGTATCAAAGGGACATAGCAAG aTATAAAAGGAGAGGAGAGTCCTGTCTTGGCATAGATGCCAAGAAACAGTCTATAACTTGGGAGAGTTCTGCATCAAAAAAGAAGCAACTGCAGAAGCAACCTGAGCGTTACTTCGCAAAGGACAATGTGAAGATGCTGAACACTGATGGAATGCCTGTTTGCAGCAAAATTTCGCCATCTGACACAACTACTTTTATACCCATTCTCCAAATGGAAACTGATAATCCTTCAGACACAACAGAGTTAAATCCTCTTGGGATTTATGATTCATCAACTTTACTGTGGCTACAAGGAAAAGGGTGCAAGAGTGCGGACCATGAGCCTGAAAATACGCAGCAAACAATTCAAGAGCCTGGGATAAATGTTAAGTCTGATCTGATGGCAAAAGTGGAAGAACATAACAAGAAAGTCAGAGAAAACCCAGGAGATATTAATGCTTGGAtggaatttgtttcttttcag GATGAATTGATGGGAGGACCTGGCCCTTATGCCAGTAAGGGAGAGCaggaagtaagaaaaaaatcactgaagtttATCTTAGAAAAGAAACTAGCAATTTTGGAGAAGGCAATTGAAAGCAATCCAAGTAATGTTGATCTGAAACTCGCCAGGCTGAAGATTTGCTCAGAATTCTGGGAGCCACCAGCTTTGATCAAAGAATGGCAGAAGCTAATTTTCTTACATCCCAATAATCCGGAGCTGTGGAAGAAATACCTCCTGTTCAGTCAAAGTCAGTTCACtaccttttctgtttcaaaaatcaATAGTCTCTATGGAAAATGTTTGACTACATTGGCAGCTGTACGGGACGGCAGCATGGTATCACATCCTCTTCTGCCTGGCACAGAAGAAGCTATGCTAG CTATATTTGTTCAGCAGTGCCACTTTCTGAGACAGGCTGGTCATTCTGAGAAAGCAGTGTCTTTGTTTCAGGCTCTGATTGACTTCACCTTCTTTAAACCTGACAGTGTAAAAGATCTGCCAACAAGAGGACAG GTGGAATTCTTTGAACCCTTTTGGGATAGTGGAGAACCACGAGTTGGAGAAAAAGGAGCAAGAGGCTGGAAAGCATGGATGCACCAACAAGAAAAGGGTGGCTGGGTTGCTCTTAAGCCTG atgatgatgatgatgatgaagataTAGATGAGGATCAAGAAATAAAGGATAGAACTCTTCCCAAGTGGCATATTTGGTTGGATATTGAATATTCTCGTGAAGCCAGGCATTGGTTACCTTGGAGGccagacaaaaacaaaaaggaagctgaagaagATTGTGAAGATCCAGAAAGACAG gTATTATTTGATGATCTTGGACCATCTTTAATCCAGATTTCTAATCCAGACCTTCAACATCAAATACTGTATTCATTTTTGCAATTCCTGGGAGTTCCATGTACAAGGAAACTCTTTCCTTCCAACCTCTATATTGCCATGGATGAAAATAACATCTTTGACAGTGTGCTTTCTGATGAAAAGCCGCTCACTTATGTTGATTTTCCACTTTCTGGATTCAACAGTATTGGTCATATGGACACAATGCTCCGAGGGAGACATCACATAGGCCACTACAAAGAAGGAGAGGAGTTCATAcagaatgtttttcatgttCTATTCCCACTgttttcaggaaaggaaaaatgtaacCTGTCCATTTGTTGGTTACAGTATGAAATATCTAAG GTAGTTCAGTGTctccaaggaaaaaagaagaagcagctgaaagcacAAGGGAGGAAGAGTAAAAAGTTGGCCAAGAATCTCCTTAAAGCACCTGACAACCGAAACCACCTTTCTCTCTGGAAGCTGTATGCCTACCTGGAATGGCTGCTTGGTAACATTGATGATGCCAGGAAAGTGTTTGACACAGCTCTTtgcacagctggagcagaaggATTGAAGAGTCCCGAGCTCTGCAGCCTCAGTCTCCTTTATGCTCAGCTCGAAGTTGAAATGCTAGAAAGTATAGAAGTAGCTGTTATGTCACGTGCTGCTCATATATTGACCACATTGGCTGAGAGTGGACCATATGTGCCGTATAGTGGACAAGTGTTATCTGTGAATGTGTTGAAAGCTCGTAAAACATACGAGAATGCACTGCAAGATTATTTAAGTAAAACACCAGTTTCCGATCAGGATCAGGGCGGTGACGCTGATCATCTGGTTAACTTGGTTGGTTGTTATGCACTCTTCCAGTATTTGACTGTTGGGATTGATGCTGCAGTATTAATATATgcacagacttcagaaaaacTTGAAGCTTCGGGTccagagaaatgtgaaaatactggAGAGAATTTTGGCATTCAGAATTTTCCCACTGCTCTCGAAGCCGTCACACTGCTGCATATGAATTTACTGAGATTCCACatgaaaatcagtatttatcCTTTAAATCCTCTGCGGGAGGCACTAACGGAGGCTCTGAAACGGTATCCTAGCAACCAGTCTCTTTGGAGGTCGTATATCCACATCGAAAGGAAGTCTCACAGTGCTAGCAAAGCACGAAGATTTTTTGATGGTGTCACAAGGTCCACTAAGTCTTTAGAGCCATGGCTGTTTGCAATCCAAGCAgagcagatgagaaaaaaacTCACTGACAATGTCCAGAG GGAAGATGTTGGTGAAGTACATTCTACTATTCCTGAAACTGGGCTAACAAATCGGATTGTAGCTCTGTTTGAACATGCAGTGCAGAGTGAAAATGGTACCCATTGTCCACTGCTGTGGAGAATGTATTTGAACTTTCTG gcttcagaaggaaaaaaagaagagagtaaAGGATTGTTTTATAAAGCCCTTCAAAACTGTCCTTGGGCAAAG GTGCTCTATATGGATGCAGTGGAGTACTTCCCTGACGACCTGCAGGAGACACTTGACCTGATGACTGAAAAAGAACTGAGAGTGCGGCTGCCTATGGAAGAGCTGGATCTGCTGTTAGAGGTTTAA